CCGAGCCGCTGCGCCCACTGCTCGGCGGCGGCCTGCCAGGCAGGCGCCAGCGCCTGGACGACGATGCGCGGCGGAGTGAGGGTCTCGGTCATGGCGGGGCGGTCCTGGAAAAAACCGCGATTCTAGCGCAGCGCGCCGCTCAACGGACCCGGCGAGCCCTCAGCCCCGGAACAACTGATTGATCCGCTCAAACGGGATCGCCTCGCCCATTGGCTGCAGGTCGCCGCTGCCCGCCAGTGCCTCTGCGGCGTGGAAGAACGCACCATAGGCCACCCGCGCCAGGCTGGAGCCGACGCTGACGCGCTTCACGCCCAGCCCGGCCAGCTCGGCGAGGTTGAGTTCCAGCGCGGGCGAACCGACCAGCACATTCACCGGACGCGGCGCCACCGCACTGACCACCGCGGCGATTTCCGCTCGGGTCTTCAGCCCCGGCGCATAGAGCACGTCGGCCCCCGCCTCGGCGAAGGCCACCAGGCGACGGATGGTGTCGTCCAGATCGTTGCGGCCGTGCAGCAGGTTTTCCGCCCGCGCCGCCAGGGTGAAGTGGAACGGCAGGGCACGGGCGGCCCGCACGGCGGCGCGGACCCGTTCCACGGCCAGTTCCAGCGGATAGATCGGGGTATCCGGGCGTCCGCTGGCATCCTCGATGGAGCCGCCGACCAGCCCGCAGGCGGCGGCGAGGCGGATGGTCTCGGCGCAGTCCTCCGGTTCGTCGCCGTAACCGTTTTCCAGATCGGCGGCGACGGGCAACGGCGTCGCCTCGATGATCGCCCGGGCATTGGCCAGCGCTTCCTCGCGGCTCACCGTACCTTCGGCATCACGCCGGCCGAGGGAGAACGCCAGGCCCGCACTGGTGCTGGCGAGCGCTTCGAAGCCCAGGTGGGCGAGCATCTTCGCCGAGCCGGCGTCCCAGGGGTTGGGCAGAATGAACAGGCCGTCGCGCTGGTGCAGCGCCCGGAACGCTTCGCCGCGCTGTTGCTGGGTAGTCATGGCGGTCTCCTTGGCGATCGGAAAAGGAAGGAGCAGGTTAGCCCCCTCCCCCGCAAGGCGCCATCGGGAACAGTGGCTCAGAGCAGGCCGAGCTGTTCCACTTCCGGCTTCGGCTCGAGCAGCGCCGGTAGCCCCGGCAGGCGCTCGCGCAGCAGGGCGTGGAAGCATCGCGCCTGTTCGGCGGCGCGGTGGTTGTCCGGGGTGTGCAGGAAAACGTGGGGCGTCAGGCCCTGCTCGATCCACTCCGCCACCTTGGCGATCCACGGCGTGAGGAAGGCGGCGTTGGCCTCCAGGTCGGGCCCGCCGATGAAACGCACCTGCGGGCTGTCGCTGAAGGCCGCCGGGCGCACCGGCACCTTCGGCTTCTTCGATTGCGCATGCAGCACGGCCGGGTCGTCGGAGCGGCAGGCGAAGAGTGCGCGGGCGTCCAGGCAGATGCGCTCGACGCCACGTTCCAGCAGCAACCGGTTCAACGCCCGCTCCTCCTCGCCCTTGGCGAAGAACGCCGGATGCCGTACCTCCACCGCGATCCGACGTTCGGCGAAGGCATCCAGCCAGGCCGCCAGTTCGCCGAGACGATCGGGGCCGAAGCTCGCGGACACCTGCAGCCACAACGGCATCACCCGTTCGCCCAGGGGCGCCAGCAGGTCGAGAAAGTCCTGGGTGTTTTCCAACTGCCCGCGCAGGTCGCCTTCGTGGCTGATGTCACGGGGCAGCTTGGCGCAGAAATGGAAGTTCCCCGGCATGGTCTGCGCCCAGCGTTTCAGGGTTTCGACATTGGGCCGGGCATAGAAGGTGGTGTTGCCTTCCACCGCGTTGAACACCTGGGAATAGAAGCCAAGGGTTTCGGCGGCGCGCAGATCGGCGGGATAGAAGGTGCCGCGCCAGGCTGGTTCGTTCCACGAAGGGCAACCGAGGAAATACGGCAACGACATCAGGCGTAAAGGTCGAGACCCAGGACTTCCTGGCCCTCGTACGGGCCGGCCATGCTGGCGGTGCTGGCGTAGCTGGCGAGCGCCTGGGCGGCGCGGGAGCTCAGCGGGCGCTGGTACTCGAGATTGTCGCGCAGGGTGACCGGCATGCCGTAGCTGCTGGCGCTTCCGGCTTCGACGCGGCGCGCCTGCGGTTCCTGTTCGAAGCCCTGGCTGGCCGAGGTCGGCGCTGGCTGCTCGCGGCGGCTCTCGACATCACGCTGCACCTCCCGATACGGCGTGACCGCAGTGCCCGTGCGGGCAGTACGCTCAGGCGCCTGGGATGTGGAGATGAAGCCGTCGATACGCATTGGCTGGAAACTCGGAGGGGATGCCGATCACTCTAACGAGCGCCCCATGCCTTGGCAATTGGCATGGCTCAGGCCTTCTTGGGGGTCGCCACGTTGTCGCGCAGATAAACCGGCTGGGCCTGCTCTGCGTCAACCGCATCACCCCGCGCCCAGGCGAATTCGGCCAGGGTCAGCAGGTCTTCGGAGTGCGGCAGCAGACTGGCATCGTGGGCCGCGACCGTCACCGCCAGGCGCTCCTCGAAGCCCCAGCCGGTGCCGGAGCCGAACCACTCGCCCTGGGCATCGCCCGGCAGCGCCACGCGCTCCGGCGGCAGCACCGCTTCCACCCCGGCCAGGCGCATCTCGCCCTGCTCCAGGCGGTAGCAGCCCCAGTAGACCTCGTCCATGCGCGCATCGATGGCCGCCGCTACCTGGCTGGCGCCGTGCTCGCGGTAGGCACGCTGGGCCAGCACCGCCAGATCGGAAATCGGCAGCACCGGCTTCTGCAGGGCGAAGGCCAGGCCCTGGACCACGCCGATGGCGATGCGCACGCCGGTGAAGGCGCCGGGGCCACGGCCGAAGGCGATGGCCTCCACGGCGGACAGCTCGATACCGGCTTCGCCGAGGATATCCCGCACCATCGGCAGCAGGCGCTGGGCGTGCAGACGCGGGATCACCTCATGGCGAACAAACCGGCGGCCGTCATGCAGCAGCGCGACGGAACAGGCTTCGGTCGAGGTATCCAGGGCCAACAGCGTGGGCATGGTGCTTTCCTTAAACGATAAAAGCAGGGCGATGAAAAAGGGCGCGCATTATAAACACCAAAGGCCCGCATTGTGCGGGCCTTTGGCATTGCGCGGGGCAATCAGCTGAGGGCAGTGAGCACCTTGGCGGTGATCTGCTCCACCGAGCCGACACCTTCGACGCAGGTGTATTTCGGAGTACCTTCGACAGCGGCCAGCTTCTGGTAGAAGTCGACCAGCGGCTTGGTCTGCGAGTGGTAGACCGACAGGCGGTGACGCACGGTTTCTTCCTTGTCGTCTTCGCGCTGCAGCAGGTCTTCGCCGGTCACGTCATCCTTGCCTTCCACCTTCGGCGGATTGTGCTGGATGTGGTAGACGCGGCCCGAGGCGGCGTGCACACGGCGGCCCGCCATGCGGCCGACGATTTCCTCGTCGTCCACGGCGATCTCGACCACGTGGTCGATGGTGACGCCGGCTTCCTTCATGGCCTCGGCCTGGGGAATGGTGCGCGGGAAACCGTCGAACAGGAACCCGTTGATGCAGTCGGGCTGGGCGATGCGCTCTTTCACCAGGTTGATGATCAGGTCATCGGAGACCAGGCCGCCGGCGTCCATCACGCTCTTGGCCTTCAGGCCCAGTTCGGTGCCCGCCTTGACCGCCGCGCGCAGCATGTCGCCGGTGGAGATCTGCGGAATGCCGAACTTCTCAGTGATGAAGCGAGCCTGGGTACCTTTGCCGGCACCGGGCGCCCCGAGCAGAATCACACGCATCGATATGCTCCTTTAATACTTGTTAAGCGAAATCACGGATCCGCCTCGTGGGGCCAATCTCATCATGCTTTGAATGGCGCAGATGCGCGCCGAAAGGTTGCTCACGATACACAGCGGCCCCCCACCACACAAGCCGCCCCTGGCGACCGCACAAGCCAGCCGGGGGCAGACGAAACACCCCCGGCGAGCGATCAAATTACCGTCATTCTGCCCTTGCGCAATCCACCATTGGTGGGGGGGTGGCAGTGCCTCAACCGGTGTTGCGCAGACCCGCGGCGATGCCCGCCACCGTAACCAGCATGGCCTGCTCCAGACCGCCGCAGGCGTCGCCAGTACAGCGCCGGGAGCGAGCGAGGAGCTCCGCCTGGAGCAGGTGCAACGGGTCCAGGTAGGTGTTGCGCACGCTGATCGACTCGCGGGTTTCGGCGGCGTTGCCGAGCAACTGGGACTGCCCGGTCAGTCCCAGTACCACGCGCACCGACTGCGACAATAGGTCGCGTAAATGCACCCCTAATGGTCGCAGTTCCGATTGCACCAGTCGTTCGTCGTAGAGCTGGGCGATTTCCCGGTCGGCCTTGGCCAGCACCATCTCCAGCATATCGATGCGGGTGGTGAAGAACGGCCACTCCTTGCGCATGCGCCCCAGCAGCGCGCCTTCGCCACGTTCGATGGCGTTGAGCAGCGCGTTTTCCCAGCCCAGCCAGGCCGGCAACATCAGGCGCGTCTGGGTCCAGGCGAAGATCCAGGGAATCGCCCGCAGGCTTTCCACCCCGCCCTCACGGCGCTTGGCCGGGCGGCTGCCCAGTGGCAGGCGGCCGAGCTCCTGCTCCGGGGTGGCCTCGCGGAAGTAGTCGACGAACTGCATGTTCTCCCGCACCACCGCGCGGTAGGCCGCCAGGCCGTCGGCGGCGAGCCGGTCCATCTCCTCGCGCCAGGCCGGTTCCGGCACCGGCGGCGGCTGCAGCGTGGCCTCCAGCACGGCGGCAAGGTAAAGGTTGAGGTTCTGCTCGGCGATGCCCGGCAGGCCGAACTTGAAGCGGATCATCTCGCCCTGCTCGGTGGTGCGGAAACGCCCGGCCACCGAACCGGGCGGCTGCGAGAGGATCGCCGCGTGGGCCGGGCCGCCGCCACGGCCGACGGTGCCGCCACGGCCGTGGAACAGCAACAGCTCGACATCGTGGTTGCGGCATATCTCCACCAGCGTCTCCTGGGCGCGGTACTGCGCCCAGGCGGCGGCCAGGGTGCCGGCGTCCTTGGCCGAGTCGGAGTAGCCGATCATCACCTCCTGCGGACCGGCCAGGCCGGTGCGGTAGCTGTCCAGGCTGAGCAGGCGGTCGATGCAGGGACCGGCGTTGTCCAGGTCTTCCAGTGTCTCGAACAGCGGCACCACGCGCATCGGCCGTTGCAGCCCGCACTCCTTGAGCAGCAATTGCACGGCGAGCACGTCGGACGGCTGCCCGGCCATCGAGATCACGTAGGAACCCAGCGATGCCGCCGGGGCCTCGGCCACCACCCGGCAGGTGGCCAGGACTTCGGCGGTCTCAGGCGATGCCAGGTAGTTCGCCGGCAGCAGCGGACGGCGGCTGGCCAGCTCTTCCAGGAGAAACTCCTGGCGCACGGTCTCGTCCCACTCGGCGTAGTCGCCCAACCCCAGGTATTCGGTGATTTCGCTCATCGCCCAGGCGTGGCGCGTGGAATCCTGGCGCACGTCCAGGCGCACCAGGAACAGGCCGAAGGTGGCGGCGCGGCGCAGGGTGTCGAGCAGCGTGCCCTCGGCGATCACGCCCATGCCGCAGTCCTGCAGCGAGCGGTAGCAGAGCTGCAGCGGATCGAGCAGTTCGCGATTGTCCTGCAGCACCTCCGCGCACGGCGCCTCGCCGCTGTGGATGGCCCGCTCGGCCCAGGCGCGGGTGGCACGCAGGCGTTCGCGCAGTTGCTTGAGCAGCGCGCGGTAGGGTTCGGCAACCGTCCCCACCTCAGCGCGCAGTTCGTCGCTGGCCTGCTGCATGGACAGGTCCGAGGCCAGGCTGTCGACATCCCGCAGGTACAGGTCGGCGGCCATCCAGCGCGCCAGCAGCAGGACTTCGCGGGTGACCGCCGCGGTGACATTGGGATTGCCGTCGCGGTCGCCGCCCATCCAGGAAGCGAAGCGGATCGGCGCGGCGGAGAGTGGCAAACGTTCGCCCAGCGTCTGTTGCAGGGTGGCGTCGACGTGCCGGAGGAAGGCCGGCAGCGCCTGCCACAACGAGTGTTCAATGACCGCGAAGCCCCATTTGGCTTCATCCACCGGCGTCGGCCGGGTGCGGCGGATTTCCTCGGTATGCCAGGCCTCGGCGACCAGCCGCTGCAGGCGTTCGCGCACCGCTTCGCGCTCTTCGGGCAGCAGGTCGCTGTGATCGCCGGCGGCCAACTGTGCGGACATGGCATCGTACTTCTGAATCAACGTGCGCCGCGCCACTTCGGTAGGGTGCGCGGTCAGCACCAGCTCGATCTCCAGTTCCGCCACCTGCCGCGCGAGGCCTTCGG
This Pseudomonas sp. ATCC 13867 DNA region includes the following protein-coding sequences:
- the adk gene encoding adenylate kinase; its protein translation is MRVILLGAPGAGKGTQARFITEKFGIPQISTGDMLRAAVKAGTELGLKAKSVMDAGGLVSDDLIINLVKERIAQPDCINGFLFDGFPRTIPQAEAMKEAGVTIDHVVEIAVDDEEIVGRMAGRRVHAASGRVYHIQHNPPKVEGKDDVTGEDLLQREDDKEETVRHRLSVYHSQTKPLVDFYQKLAAVEGTPKYTCVEGVGSVEQITAKVLTALS
- the tsaB gene encoding tRNA (adenosine(37)-N6)-threonylcarbamoyltransferase complex dimerization subunit type 1 TsaB, with product MPTLLALDTSTEACSVALLHDGRRFVRHEVIPRLHAQRLLPMVRDILGEAGIELSAVEAIAFGRGPGAFTGVRIAIGVVQGLAFALQKPVLPISDLAVLAQRAYREHGASQVAAAIDARMDEVYWGCYRLEQGEMRLAGVEAVLPPERVALPGDAQGEWFGSGTGWGFEERLAVTVAAHDASLLPHSEDLLTLAEFAWARGDAVDAEQAQPVYLRDNVATPKKA
- a CDS encoding DUF72 domain-containing protein, with the translated sequence MMSLPYFLGCPSWNEPAWRGTFYPADLRAAETLGFYSQVFNAVEGNTTFYARPNVETLKRWAQTMPGNFHFCAKLPRDISHEGDLRGQLENTQDFLDLLAPLGERVMPLWLQVSASFGPDRLGELAAWLDAFAERRIAVEVRHPAFFAKGEEERALNRLLLERGVERICLDARALFACRSDDPAVLHAQSKKPKVPVRPAAFSDSPQVRFIGGPDLEANAAFLTPWIAKVAEWIEQGLTPHVFLHTPDNHRAAEQARCFHALLRERLPGLPALLEPKPEVEQLGLL
- the ppc gene encoding phosphoenolpyruvate carboxylase, with protein sequence MADIDARLREDVHLLGELLGQTIRAQYGQGFLDKIELIRTGAKAARRGSAEGARQLTATLDALGEDELLPVARAFNQFLNLANIAEQYHRIRRRTPKEPEPFENRVLGELLGRLRKSGLGAEGLARQVAELEIELVLTAHPTEVARRTLIQKYDAMSAQLAAGDHSDLLPEEREAVRERLQRLVAEAWHTEEIRRTRPTPVDEAKWGFAVIEHSLWQALPAFLRHVDATLQQTLGERLPLSAAPIRFASWMGGDRDGNPNVTAAVTREVLLLARWMAADLYLRDVDSLASDLSMQQASDELRAEVGTVAEPYRALLKQLRERLRATRAWAERAIHSGEAPCAEVLQDNRELLDPLQLCYRSLQDCGMGVIAEGTLLDTLRRAATFGLFLVRLDVRQDSTRHAWAMSEITEYLGLGDYAEWDETVRQEFLLEELASRRPLLPANYLASPETAEVLATCRVVAEAPAASLGSYVISMAGQPSDVLAVQLLLKECGLQRPMRVVPLFETLEDLDNAGPCIDRLLSLDSYRTGLAGPQEVMIGYSDSAKDAGTLAAAWAQYRAQETLVEICRNHDVELLLFHGRGGTVGRGGGPAHAAILSQPPGSVAGRFRTTEQGEMIRFKFGLPGIAEQNLNLYLAAVLEATLQPPPVPEPAWREEMDRLAADGLAAYRAVVRENMQFVDYFREATPEQELGRLPLGSRPAKRREGGVESLRAIPWIFAWTQTRLMLPAWLGWENALLNAIERGEGALLGRMRKEWPFFTTRIDMLEMVLAKADREIAQLYDERLVQSELRPLGVHLRDLLSQSVRVVLGLTGQSQLLGNAAETRESISVRNTYLDPLHLLQAELLARSRRCTGDACGGLEQAMLVTVAGIAAGLRNTG
- a CDS encoding isocitrate lyase/PEP mutase family protein, with the protein product MTTQQQRGEAFRALHQRDGLFILPNPWDAGSAKMLAHLGFEALASTSAGLAFSLGRRDAEGTVSREEALANARAIIEATPLPVAADLENGYGDEPEDCAETIRLAAACGLVGGSIEDASGRPDTPIYPLELAVERVRAAVRAARALPFHFTLAARAENLLHGRNDLDDTIRRLVAFAEAGADVLYAPGLKTRAEIAAVVSAVAPRPVNVLVGSPALELNLAELAGLGVKRVSVGSSLARVAYGAFFHAAEALAGSGDLQPMGEAIPFERINQLFRG